A single genomic interval of Oncorhynchus mykiss isolate Arlee chromosome 13, USDA_OmykA_1.1, whole genome shotgun sequence harbors:
- the csf-3 gene encoding granulocyte colony-stimulating factor precursor (The RefSeq protein has 1 substitution compared to this genomic sequence), with product MNTLKIVGLLCCLAFLVRSAHLPERSMDARSLVEKILGNIPMVHESSVKIPGLTLDPSSQSRNIPYQSMVTSLGIPAAPELKTVCRPLNQIDFTLEVCLSSMSAGLQLYQDVLGVLKERVTTEKVTGLLADIRDLLAQVNKMQEPGQMSSVAQYEASGLASRLPGDYEVQVATHFILLQLRDFTQNLKRSLRNVEHLTSRPGQSG from the exons ATGAACACTCTCAAAA TTGTAGGTCTGCTCTGCTGTTTAGCTTTTCTGGTCCGGTCCGCACACCTTCCAGAGAGGTCAATGGACGCAAGGAGTTTGGTCGAAAAAATATTAGGCAACATCCCCATGGTTCACGGGTCTAGTGTCAAAATCCCG GGCCTGACCCTTGACCCGTCCAGCCAGTCTAGGAACATACCGTACCAGTCCATGGTGACCTCCCTGGGCATCCCCGCAGCACCAGAACTAAAGACTGTCTGCAGACCCCTAAACCAAATCGACTTCAccctg GAGGTGTGTCTGAGCAGTATGTCTGCGGGGCTGCAGCTGTATCAGGATGTGCTGGGTGTGCTGAAGGAGCGTGTGACCACTGAAAAGGTGACAGGACTCCTGGCTGACATCAGAGACCTGCTGGCCCAGGTCAACAAG ATGCAGGAGCCGGGCCAGATGAGCAGTGTGGCCCAGTACGAGGCCTCGGGATTGGCCTCACGCCTCCCAGGGGACTACGAGGTTCAGGTTGCCACTCATTTTATCCTGTTGCAGCTCCGTGACTTCACACAGAACCTAAAACGCAGCCTGCGCAACGTCGAACACCTGACTTCCAGGCCAGGACAGAGCGGCTGA
- the csf-3 gene encoding granulocyte colony-stimulating factor precursor isoform X1, with product MDARSLVEKILGNIPMVHGSSVKIPGLTLDPSSQSRNIPYQSMVTSLGIPAAPELKTVCRPLNQIDFTLEVCLSSMSAGLQLYQDVLGVLKERVTTEKVTGLLADIRDLLAQVNKMQEPGQMSSVAQYEASGLASRLPGDYEVQVATHFILLQLRDFTQNLKRSLRNVEHLTSRPGQSG from the exons ATGGACGCAAGGAGTTTGGTCGAAAAAATATTAGGCAACATCCCCATGGTTCACGGGTCTAGTGTCAAAATCCCG GGCCTGACCCTTGACCCGTCCAGCCAGTCTAGGAACATACCGTACCAGTCCATGGTGACCTCCCTGGGCATCCCCGCAGCACCAGAACTAAAGACTGTCTGCAGACCCCTAAACCAAATCGACTTCAccctg GAGGTGTGTCTGAGCAGTATGTCTGCGGGGCTGCAGCTGTATCAGGATGTGCTGGGTGTGCTGAAGGAGCGTGTGACCACTGAAAAGGTGACAGGACTCCTGGCTGACATCAGAGACCTGCTGGCCCAGGTCAACAAG ATGCAGGAGCCGGGCCAGATGAGCAGTGTGGCCCAGTACGAGGCCTCGGGATTGGCCTCACGCCTCCCAGGGGACTACGAGGTTCAGGTTGCCACTCATTTTATCCTGTTGCAGCTCCGTGACTTCACACAGAACCTAAAACGCAGCCTGCGCAACGTCGAACACCTGACTTCCAGGCCAGGACAGAGCGGCTGA
- the csf-3 gene encoding granulocyte colony-stimulating factor precursor isoform X2, producing MPYSYVGLTLDPSSQSRNIPYQSMVTSLGIPAAPELKTVCRPLNQIDFTLEVCLSSMSAGLQLYQDVLGVLKERVTTEKVTGLLADIRDLLAQVNKMQEPGQMSSVAQYEASGLASRLPGDYEVQVATHFILLQLRDFTQNLKRSLRNVEHLTSRPGQSG from the exons ATGCCCTATTCTTACGTG GGCCTGACCCTTGACCCGTCCAGCCAGTCTAGGAACATACCGTACCAGTCCATGGTGACCTCCCTGGGCATCCCCGCAGCACCAGAACTAAAGACTGTCTGCAGACCCCTAAACCAAATCGACTTCAccctg GAGGTGTGTCTGAGCAGTATGTCTGCGGGGCTGCAGCTGTATCAGGATGTGCTGGGTGTGCTGAAGGAGCGTGTGACCACTGAAAAGGTGACAGGACTCCTGGCTGACATCAGAGACCTGCTGGCCCAGGTCAACAAG ATGCAGGAGCCGGGCCAGATGAGCAGTGTGGCCCAGTACGAGGCCTCGGGATTGGCCTCACGCCTCCCAGGGGACTACGAGGTTCAGGTTGCCACTCATTTTATCCTGTTGCAGCTCCGTGACTTCACACAGAACCTAAAACGCAGCCTGCGCAACGTCGAACACCTGACTTCCAGGCCAGGACAGAGCGGCTGA